The Sagittula sp. P11 genome window below encodes:
- a CDS encoding oxidoreductase — protein sequence MLGKRIVGIVRIFLAIVAMGTAGYAQDLPQPEGPVLLTVVGDLAVTNAPGRAEFDRKMLEDLGMREIETSTIWTEGTQVFAGPPLKAVADRLGIEEGTIRAVAINDYAIELPFSDVTEDAAILALDRNGEPMSIREKGPLWIIFPYDSDQRFRAETYHARSIWQLDTLEVLP from the coding sequence GTGCTCGGAAAGCGTATTGTCGGCATCGTCAGGATATTCCTGGCCATCGTTGCCATGGGCACAGCCGGGTACGCTCAGGACCTGCCGCAGCCTGAAGGACCCGTGCTGCTGACCGTCGTCGGCGACCTCGCCGTCACGAATGCGCCCGGCCGGGCCGAGTTCGACCGCAAGATGCTCGAAGACCTCGGCATGCGCGAGATCGAGACCTCGACCATCTGGACGGAAGGCACGCAGGTCTTTGCGGGCCCGCCGCTCAAGGCCGTGGCCGACAGGCTCGGGATCGAGGAAGGCACGATCCGTGCCGTTGCGATCAACGACTACGCCATCGAACTCCCCTTCTCCGACGTCACCGAAGACGCCGCGATCCTCGCGCTCGACCGCAACGGAGAGCCGATGTCGATCCGCGAGAAAGGTCCGCTGTGGATCATCTTCCCCTACGACAGCGACCAGCGTTTCCGGGCCGAAACCTACCATGCGCGCAGTATCTGGCAACTTGATACGCTCGAAGTCCTTCCCTGA
- a CDS encoding response regulator transcription factor: MRILVADDHDLVRETIAAFLDGSDIEEVQTVATLEEAVNAARTSGTFDLVLLDYNMPGMNGLEGLARMRDANEGRPVAILSGSASRDVADAALKSGAQGFIPKTLSARSLLTAARFMAAGEIYAPIEFMQKNPDDAGGMLTRRELEVLRGICDGKANKEIARDLDLQEVTVKLHVKTLSRKLEARNRTHAAMIARDRGLA; the protein is encoded by the coding sequence ATGCGTATTCTGGTGGCCGACGATCATGACCTCGTGCGGGAAACGATCGCGGCATTCCTGGACGGGTCTGACATCGAAGAGGTGCAGACGGTCGCAACGCTGGAGGAGGCGGTGAACGCGGCACGGACGTCCGGGACGTTCGATCTGGTCCTCCTCGACTACAACATGCCGGGCATGAACGGTCTGGAAGGGCTGGCGCGGATGCGCGATGCCAACGAGGGCCGCCCGGTGGCGATCCTGTCCGGCAGCGCCTCGCGCGATGTGGCGGACGCGGCGTTGAAATCCGGTGCGCAGGGCTTCATCCCCAAGACCCTGTCGGCGCGGTCGCTGCTGACGGCGGCGCGGTTCATGGCGGCGGGCGAGATCTATGCCCCGATCGAATTCATGCAGAAGAACCCGGACGACGCGGGCGGCATGCTGACCCGGCGCGAGCTGGAAGTGCTGCGCGGCATCTGCGACGGCAAGGCCAACAAGGAAATCGCCCGCGACCTCGACCTGCAGGAAGTCACCGTGAAGCTGCACGTCAAGACCCTGTCGCGGAAGCTGGAGGCGCGCAACCGGACCCACGCGGCCATGATCGCCCGGGACCGCGGGCTGGCCTGA
- a CDS encoding ATP-binding protein has translation MKTRRTPFRFSRNTLVRRGVTALVIASLITVLGVLGLEVRHQLTHLANSASENVQWTLGQAETEIIALELATVNALHADADDDAAALDEVRLRFDIAYSRIETLQNAQVLADLRRVQDIGSEIQAALDFREAWVPVIDGSDEVLRAALPDLLDAAETVRAELRRLALSGIAFFARTGDERRIEISRTLFSIGLTTMVLVALLLVLIAAVLRLARQREGEAQANFETRRRMETIISTSLDAVVAVNRSNRIVEWNGAAERVFGYTRAEAIGADMPSLIVPPHFREMHNSGMTRYLAKGEPRVIGRGIVQLEARRKDGTIFPVDLSLAKAQAPAGEIFVAFLRDISDRMRSDEALRRARDRAVAGEKQKAELLAVMSHEMRTPLNGILGTLELLEADSLPAEDQRYLRIIRQSSEILLRHVNEVLDISRLDAGKMTLRKTRFDLVALLEEIVESQADRARAQGNLLTLRPLNPALHESYSDPDRLRQIMLNLVSNAIKFTAGGQITIEADCDSGMDECELRVIDTGVGIKPDDLERIFDDFVTIDSSYGRRNAGTGLGLGISQRLATALGGELGAESEPGDGSVFWLRLPLAPPADAPRTAPKVAEPPPAAPALPPLDVLLVEDNAVNREVAGHMLRRDGHRVTEATDGREGVRLAQAHDFDVILMDISMPGMDGIQASRAIRQSAGARAKAPIVATTAHAMPEEVRAFHDAGIATVLTKPISARALRQALASVLAAGALPDRADGIPSAGATGPRNAAPPDMGPELIDRVHLDELREELPEDKLTASLRTFAHEVEAFLSDLPIDGMAGIDTAAVRDLGAEAHRLAGSSGVFGALPMADALRTFERHARADDRTALAADAAALRTLWRDTRAALCAEGLEPSARA, from the coding sequence GTGAAAACCCGCCGGACACCTTTCAGATTCTCGCGTAACACGCTGGTGCGCCGTGGCGTCACGGCCCTCGTCATCGCGAGCCTGATCACCGTGCTCGGGGTCCTGGGCCTCGAGGTGCGCCACCAGCTCACCCATCTCGCCAACTCCGCTTCCGAAAACGTCCAGTGGACCCTCGGGCAGGCCGAGACGGAAATCATCGCGCTGGAACTGGCGACGGTGAATGCCCTGCACGCCGACGCCGACGACGACGCGGCCGCGCTGGACGAGGTGCGCCTGCGCTTCGACATCGCCTACAGCCGGATCGAGACGCTGCAGAACGCGCAGGTGCTGGCGGACCTGCGCCGCGTGCAGGACATCGGAAGCGAAATTCAGGCCGCGCTCGACTTCCGCGAGGCCTGGGTGCCGGTCATCGACGGCTCCGACGAGGTGCTCCGCGCCGCGCTGCCCGACCTGCTCGACGCGGCCGAAACGGTGCGCGCGGAACTGCGCCGCCTCGCCCTCAGCGGCATCGCCTTCTTCGCCCGCACCGGCGACGAACGCCGGATCGAGATCAGCCGCACGCTCTTCAGCATCGGCCTGACGACCATGGTTCTGGTCGCCCTCCTGCTGGTCCTGATCGCTGCCGTTCTCCGCCTTGCCCGCCAGCGCGAAGGCGAGGCCCAGGCCAACTTCGAGACCCGGCGCCGGATGGAGACGATCATCTCCACCTCGCTCGACGCCGTGGTCGCGGTCAACCGGTCGAACCGGATCGTCGAGTGGAACGGCGCCGCGGAACGGGTCTTCGGCTACACCCGGGCCGAGGCGATCGGCGCCGACATGCCCTCGCTCATCGTGCCGCCGCACTTCCGCGAGATGCACAACTCGGGGATGACGCGCTACCTGGCCAAGGGCGAACCGCGCGTCATCGGCCGCGGCATCGTCCAGCTCGAGGCACGGCGCAAGGACGGCACGATCTTTCCCGTCGACCTGTCGCTGGCCAAGGCGCAGGCCCCGGCGGGCGAGATCTTCGTCGCCTTCCTGCGCGACATTTCCGACCGGATGCGCAGCGACGAGGCCCTGCGCCGCGCCCGCGACCGCGCCGTCGCCGGCGAAAAGCAGAAGGCCGAGCTGCTGGCCGTCATGAGCCACGAGATGCGCACGCCGCTGAACGGCATCCTCGGCACGCTGGAACTCCTCGAGGCCGACAGCCTGCCCGCAGAGGACCAGCGCTACCTGCGCATCATCCGGCAATCGAGCGAGATCCTCCTCCGCCATGTCAACGAGGTGCTCGATATCTCGCGGCTGGACGCGGGCAAGATGACCCTGCGCAAGACCCGTTTCGACCTCGTGGCGCTGCTCGAGGAGATCGTCGAAAGCCAGGCCGACCGTGCCCGCGCGCAGGGCAACCTGCTGACGCTGCGCCCGCTGAACCCGGCCCTGCACGAGTCCTACTCCGACCCCGACCGCCTGCGGCAGATCATGCTGAACCTCGTGTCGAACGCGATCAAGTTCACCGCCGGGGGCCAGATCACCATCGAGGCGGACTGCGATTCCGGCATGGACGAGTGCGAGCTGCGGGTGATCGACACCGGCGTGGGAATCAAGCCGGACGACCTCGAACGCATCTTCGACGACTTCGTGACCATCGACTCCAGCTACGGGCGGCGCAATGCCGGCACCGGGCTGGGGCTCGGCATCTCGCAACGGCTGGCCACGGCGCTGGGGGGCGAACTGGGTGCGGAAAGCGAACCGGGCGACGGTTCCGTCTTCTGGCTGCGGCTGCCGCTTGCCCCTCCCGCCGATGCCCCGCGCACCGCTCCCAAGGTGGCAGAACCTCCGCCTGCCGCGCCCGCCCTGCCGCCGCTCGATGTGCTGCTGGTGGAGGACAACGCCGTCAACCGCGAGGTCGCGGGCCACATGCTGCGGCGCGACGGCCACCGCGTGACGGAGGCGACGGACGGGCGCGAAGGCGTGCGGCTTGCGCAGGCGCACGATTTCGACGTGATCCTGATGGACATCTCCATGCCCGGCATGGACGGCATCCAGGCCTCCCGCGCGATCCGGCAGTCCGCCGGGGCCCGTGCCAAGGCCCCCATCGTCGCCACCACCGCCCACGCCATGCCCGAGGAGGTCCGCGCCTTCCATGACGCGGGCATCGCCACCGTCCTGACCAAGCCGATCAGCGCCCGCGCGCTGCGGCAGGCGCTGGCCAGCGTGCTCGCGGCGGGCGCCCTGCCCGATCGTGCGGACGGCATCCCCTCTGCCGGGGCAACGGGTCCGCGCAACGCGGCGCCTCCCGACATGGGGCCCGAGCTGATCGACCGCGTTCACCTCGACGAACTGCGCGAGGAACTGCCAGAGGACAAGCTCACCGCCTCGCTCCGCACCTTCGCCCATGAGGTGGAGGCCTTCCTGTCCGACCTGCCCATCGACGGCATGGCCGGGATCGACACCGCCGCCGTACGGGACCTGGGCGCCGAGGCGCACCGCCTCGCCGGGTCCTCCGGCGTGTTCGGGGCGCTGCCTATGGCCGACGCGCTGCGCACCTTCGAACGCCACGCCCGCGCCGACGACAGGACGGCCCTCGCCGCTGACGCGGCCGCGCTCCGGACCTTGTGGCGCGACACCCGCGCCGCGCTCTGCGCCGAGGGACTGGAGCCCTCCGCCCGCGCCTGA